The DNA region GAAGTGTTCCTTTGTTCTGTCTTGTGTTGTTGTCCTGTTGTGCTAGCAGTTCATCCATATTTTTGAAATCAATATGTTTCTCGATTCCCCGAGTTAGCTTCACGTGTTTCTGATTTCTCCATTCCTACTGTCTTGTTTGTCTTGTGCTTCCTTGTGTTTTAATGGATGATTGGATGTTAAATTTCCATTTTCCTTGCAAATAAGATATTCTGTTATACCCTGCTTGTGAAGCATAGTGAAATGGATAATTGGATGTTACTTTTAGAATTATAATCAATCCTTCACCATTCAAATTTAACTTTTAGAAGTGCCAATTTATTTCAAATCATATCATTGTATAGTGTGATAAACCTCTTTCAAGGTGTTTTCATAAGGCTTGACATGCTTCTACGAGAGAACACTCTTTATTTATGAAAGAGTTCCAAATCCACACATACTTTACCATCATAATTTGATTTCAATCACTTTGGTTGAATGTTATTTGAACTATATTGTGCAATATAGTTTAATTCTTTATAGGTTCTCTAATTTTATATCAACTAACATTCAAGTACTCGTCAAAATACACATACATTTCACATACATTTCGATAAAATTATTTTATACTATAAATGTCTGATCAATAAACTTAATTAATTTAGAGAGAAACCCTGATAGCCCTAAGAGTTTTAAGAGTGTGTTTTTCTTAATAAATGACATGTACTCCGTCAAAATACACatatattttaataaaataatgTTACACTGTAAGTGCATGTTCAATAAACTTAACTAATTTATAGAGAAATGTTGGTCTTAGGAGTTAGCCTGATGGTGAATGAGATCGAGTTTTAAAAATGTGTTCCTCTTAAGGTCTCATATTCAAATTCCAATAGATATTAGTAATTTTCTCAGAATAAGTGTTGGATCTTTTATCTTTGGAATAACATTGTAAATAATCATAATCTATTTTGTTTCTTCTTTTTGCACTGTACGGCTCTGTTTGCGTAGACGGTTTGGTTATAGTTACCGTTAGTTTTTGTCGGCACCGTTAACTCTAATTGTTATAAGAGAATTGTTTGATTGTGGTTACCACTTGTTTAAACTCATAGTTCGAGCTAAGTGTATGATttacaaatttttgaactttATTTTGATTTCGAACACGCATTGGCTATGTTGTGTTTTTCTCTTTTCGGTTTCCCTTGGATTGCGAATTGGTTATGTTGTAAATGAAATTCTAGCATCGGGATATAACCTTTCACCTTTGTGGCATTTGATTCGCATAgattttgtttatatttcgaaTTAAGTTCTATTTTGTTGTTGTGATTGTCCCAGTGTTGTGTTTTTTTTCTGGTTTCGAGGCGGTTGCTTTGTGTATCGGCTACCTTATGCGTTTTGGTTGCGTATGTTTGTAGGTAGAAGTTTTGTTTTGGTTTGTATGTTGATTTGTGTTGGCATGGTAATAATTTGGTACTACTGTACATGACAGTCTATATAGTGACTACATACTGCAAGTTGTTAGTTATTTCCATTAACATGTAGTTTTGGTTCGGTTTACATTAAAAAATAAACTAAGAATTAAGGCTTACATTGTTTTAGTTAGATTTCAGGAAGTGAGTACAATAGCTTATTGGATTTGTTAAAATATACAGCAGTTTAATAGATTTATAAATCTGTGCAGCAATTTTGTTTACGGTCTGAAATAATAATGTACAATAGTATTAAAATTTGGTATGTTCGTCATGTTTAATTTTTGAACcactgaaaataaaataaaaatccCTTGGAATACATGTATTCTATTCTCTCCTAATACCCATTAGGAAGTTATCTGATTTTCTCCTAATACCCATTAGGAACTTATCAGCCATTCATTTTTGTCTAATATATGTTTTAATTTTCAGTGGTTGACGAGTTAATTGTTTGCCTTATAGAAAATGGATCGTACTTGGATGTACGATAGAGTATATTCCAATAGACACGGATTGAAAGAAGAGTATGTTCGCGGGGTTAAAGACTTCGTAAAGAGGGCTTTGAAACAACCTATTTGTAAATCTGAGGGAGGGATAAGGTGTCCGTGTATAAATTGCAAGTGTCTCAAGATAAGAACACCAACTAATGTTAGACTTCACTTGTATCGAGATGGATTTCAACCAGACTATTGGATTTGGACTCAACATGGAGAAGTAGAGCTCAATGTTAATACAAGGAATGATTCAAATAGTAGTGAGCATGTGCATCATGATGACCAAATTGAGGCAATGAATCAGATGGTGTATGATGCTTTTAGGCCTTATGGAGTATTCTCTCACGTGAATGATAACATAGAAGTTGAGGAATATACGGAGGATGAGTTTCCCAACGAAGATGCCAAACGATTTTATGACAAGTTGATATCTTTCAACAATCCCATTTATGAGGGAGCTACCCAATCAATATTATCAATATCTACTCAACTTCTTGAAATTAGGTCTAATTGGCATGTACCACAAAAAGGTTTAGATTTTGTTGCACAAATGCTTAAAAGTGTATGTCCAGTTCAAAAATGCTTGCCCGAGAACTATTACCAAGCAACACAGTTGGTATCTAAGTTAGGGCTAAAGGTTGAGAAGATTGATTGTTGTAAGAATGGTTGTATGTTATATTACAAGGATGATAGCAATCTATCAGAGTGCAAATTTTGTAATGCTCCTAGGTTCATTCCTCGCAAGACTGGCATGGGAAAGTACAAAGATATCCCAGTGAAGAGAATGTTCTACTTCCCAATCATTCCCAGATTACAAAGATTGTATGCATCAACTGAGTCGGCAAGTGAAATGAGATGGCATCACATGAACAAAAATAGTTCCAACATCCTTCGCCACCCGTCAGATGGAAAAGCATGGAAACATTTTGATAGTGTATATCCTGACTTTTCTAGGGAACCCAGAAATGTAAGGTTGGGTCTCTGTTCAGATGGTTTTACTCCTTACATTCAAGCGTCTGCTTCTCCATACTCATGTTGGCCAATAATAGTTACTCCGTATAATCTCCCCCCTGAAATGTGCATGACCAAACCATACTTATTTTTGGCATGCCTCATACCCGGACCTAAAAACCCTAAATTAAAGATAGATGTCTACTTGCAACCATTGATTGATGATCTACATCGATTGTGGTCCAATGGAATATTGACCTATGATATATCTACAAAACAAAACTTCATCATGAAAGCCTGCTTGATGTGgacaattaatgattttccagccTATGGTATGTTATCTGGATGGGGAACACAAGGTAAattggcatgccctcattgtATGGAACACACTGATGCTTTCACCTTGAAAAGTGGCCATAAGAATTCCTGGTTTGACTGTCATCGTCGTTTCTTGCCATCTAATCACTCCTTCAGAAGGAGTAAAAGAAGTTTCCTAAAAAATAGGGTTGTGACCAATGAGCCACCTCCCATTTCCACAGGGAAAGATATATGGGCGGTAATAAGTAATTTTCCAAAAGTTACTGAAATTGGATGGGAGGCGAAATGGAAAGAATTCGAAGGGTATGGAGTGGATCACAATTGGAAAAAGCGAAGTATTTTTTGGGATCTCCCATATTGGAAGGATAACTTGTTAAGGCATAACCTCGATGTGATGCACATAGAAAAAAACGTCTTCGATAATATATTTAATACTGTCATGAATGTTAAGGATAAAACAAAGGATAATGAAAAGGCAAGAGAAGACTTGGCTAAATTATGCTTTCGCGGGGACTTGGAGCTCCAACCCTTAGAAAACGGAAAGAATGGTAAACCAAAGGCTAGTTACACTCTAACCAAATCTGAAGCCAAGTTGGTTTGTAAATGGCTTAAGGAATTGAGAATGCCAGATGGCTATGCTTCAAACCTCAGTAGGTGTGCCAATGTAGAAAAGGGCACGGTGCATGGGATGAAGAGCCATGATTGTCATGTTTTCATGGAACGTTTACTCCCAATTGCATTCCATTCATTGCCAGATTTGGTTTGGAAACCATTAACTGAGCTAAGTCGATTCTTTAAAGATCTTTGTTGCAATACATTGAGGATGGACGACTTAATTAAGTTGGATGAGAATATTCCAATTATCATATGCAAGTTGGAAAGGATTTTTCCACCAAGTTTCTTTGACTCAATGGAGCATCTTCCAATCCATCTTGCCAAAGAAGCAATTCTAGGTGGTCCAGTACAGTACCGATGGATGTATCCATTCGAAAGGTAATTGTTGTGGTTGATTTTATTAAGTTATTGCATGTTTATCATAAATTAATAAACGTGGAATGATTGAATGTGCAGATTTATGGGAGTCTCAAAGAGGGCAGTGACAAATAAGGCTAGAGTTGAAGGTTCCATATGCAGTGATTATATACATCGCGAGACAAATTACTTTTGCTCTCATTATTTCAACTCTTTCCGTTTGTTGCCAACCATAAATCTTAGTAACAAACCTCATTTAGACAATGATGACATTCTACCTACAATGTCCATTCTACAAAGTGGCGGTCGACCAAGTGGGAAGTCACAGAAATATTTTCTATCTGATAAGGAATGGAAGTCTTCACATGTGCATGTCTTGATAAATTGTGATGAGGTTAAACCATATCTTGAGTAAGTGTGCATCATAATATATTCAATCAAATTATTGATGCATATCATAATAGATATTTACTTATGAATCGTGTGATT from Lathyrus oleraceus cultivar Zhongwan6 chromosome 1, CAAS_Psat_ZW6_1.0, whole genome shotgun sequence includes:
- the LOC127115282 gene encoding uncharacterized protein LOC127115282; translated protein: MDRTWMYDRVYSNRHGLKEEYVRGVKDFVKRALKQPICKSEGGIRCPCINCKCLKIRTPTNVRLHLYRDGFQPDYWIWTQHGEVELNVNTRNDSNSSEHVHHDDQIEAMNQMVYDAFRPYGVFSHVNDNIEVEEYTEDEFPNEDAKRFYDKLISFNNPIYEGATQSILSISTQLLEIRSNWHVPQKGLDFVAQMLKSVCPVQKCLPENYYQATQLVSKLGLKVEKIDCCKNGCMLYYKDDSNLSECKFCNAPRFIPRKTGMGKYKDIPVKRMFYFPIIPRLQRLYASTESASEMRWHHMNKNSSNILRHPSDGKAWKHFDSVYPDFSREPRNVRLGLCSDGFTPYIQASASPYSCWPIIVTPYNLPPEMCMTKPYLFLACLIPGPKNPKLKIDVYLQPLIDDLHRLWSNGILTYDISTKQNFIMKACLMWTINDFPAYGMLSGWGTQGKLACPHCMEHTDAFTLKSGHKNSWFDCHRRFLPSNHSFRRSKRSFLKNRVVTNEPPPISTGKDIWAVISNFPKVTEIGWEAKWKEFEGYGVDHNWKKRSIFWDLPYWKDNLLRHNLDVMHIEKNVFDNIFNTVMNVKDKTKDNEKAREDLAKLCFRGDLELQPLENGKNGKPKASYTLTKSEAKLVCKWLKELRMPDGYASNLSRCANVEKGTVHGMKSHDCHVFMERLLPIAFHSLPDLVWKPLTELSRFFKDLCCNTLRMDDLIKLDENIPIIICKLERIFPPSFFDSMEHLPIHLAKEAILGGPVQYRWMYPFERFMGVSKRAVTNKARVEGSICSDYIHRETNYFCSHYFNSFRLLPTINLSNKPHLDNDDILPTMSILQSGGRPSGKSQKYFLSDKEWKSSHVHVLINCDEVKPYLDIFLENHSLDIEDSSGRIHIEFPIWLKKYVNEETNGVTNQY